The Pochonia chlamydosporia 170 chromosome 3, whole genome shotgun sequence genome contains the following window.
GTCAGTCACGGCGAATATTGTCCTGAACTGCCCTCAAATTCACAGAGGTGCATTTTCCGGATGTTTTGATTACCATCCTTTCGACCTTTTTGGCTCATAATTAGGCAACCAATGCGGTATCAGCCGGCGGGCATAGGATATTTGCTAACACGTGTGGGTTGTGTAGACAGATCAAGAGGACCGAAGTAGAGTGCAGTTAGGGTCACCATGACTCAGGTTGACCATTTCAAAAGAGGTAGCATGCAAAAGCAAGTGGGAATAGAAGAGGTCAATATGACCTGGGGCTCATTttcggtggtgttggtgttgttgatgcatGAGGGTTCTAGATCCCACGCAGAACCTGTCGTGCAAACTACCAATTTAATTCCCTGTCAATATAACGTGCATTATGCACCAGGCTGTCCTTATGCAAGATTATTTGGATATTGGCGGTATTGAGTGCGATATTATAAAATTGTTCCGAGTCGAACGTGCCAAACGGGATTGCAGGCAGGACAAGCCCAATATCTGCCACCAGATGACAGTGGCTAGAATAAATTCGGTGACAGGGATGTCGAGGCTATTGCCGGACATCGATGCGGGCTGCTTTATGGCACAGATTGCTCTGCTGTCAATGTTTCATCAAGTGCGCCTTGCAGATCCAGGGTCCGTGGTCGCATTTTTGGGTCGTCGCCACGTCAGATGTCGGGAGTCGCATGAAGAAACGAGTGGATGTGGGAGATTGGGGCCAAGACTGTTGGGTCAGTGTTGCGCCATCGTTGAGGGCTAGTAAAATTTGCATCATGTCGTGAATACACCATGTCCAACTGAGAGATTCATTGTAGATATTTTCAGTGTCTTTCACGAGGTCGACGAGGGATGACGAACGAAGCGGAAATCGAGCCAGTACTCAGTCATTAGTCGATGCGGGAAATCTATAAATATATTCGGCAGCAACTAGATTCGTTCGACGGCCCGTCGGTAGATACGCACATAACATTTGCCAAAACGATTGGGACAAAGATAACTGAGTCCTTAGGGACATGTCGGTAGTCGGAACTTGGGTCCTTGGGTGCATCATCCATGGTAGTGATTGTAGTGAAGTGAAATTGGCTGGCACAGCCCCAGAAGCTGACGTTGGGCATTTGCCATGAACCCACAACACGCACAATCAGGTCTAGCCTGCCTTTTGTGCACAACAGTTTGCTCTCCCATGATGCAAGGTGCGAGGGGCAATGAAGCTGTGGAACCCGAAATAGCTAGGTGTCATGCTGAATTAGCCGGGGGTGAGAAATCGAAGGTGAAGAAGTGATTTGGCGCATGTGTGATGCAGTGATGGAGTGAAGGAGTGAAGGGCAATCGTGAATTTGGCGAGGATGGCTGACTCGCCTGCTGGATGGCGTGGAAAGAGCCCAAGGGTGTGGTGCCAGCTTCTGGTGCATGGATGATCCATATCTTGCCAGCTCTTGGTTGTTCTCAATTGTCTCTATTTTGTGTTTGTAGTTTGATTGTTGGAATGCGAGACGCACAAATGTTCTGGTAGAATTCAAATTCCATTGTCACTCGACTTTGAGGTCCTGGATGCTTGTTGTGTTTGAGAGggaaggaacattgaagaatgAAACGACTTGACACCTGCCGTGTGAGATGCGAGTCCAACGCAGTTGAGtgcagtccagtctggtgcctgcGACGGTGACGTAAGTCCCTGACTggtggaccagactggatcaTTTTCGACGGCAGTCATCAAACCCATCTGCCTTCACCTCATGCATCAGATACCACATGTGTAGGCATTTCCGGACAGGCGGCCGGCAACTGGAGCAACCAGGACCAGCCGGAACCCCgacatttgaacatttgCACCACCATACCACCAAGCCTGATTGcatggaccagacccttgtTGACGAACAaaactgaccagacctcacctcacctctcAAAGCCTTTGGCGCCTGTTCAGCCCAAGAGACGcctccatgcccatgcccgCAAAGAGAAGagccaccatcaccattaAGCTCAACGGTTGGATGGCTGAGCAATCGAGCCACGCCGTACCGAGGAGagcttttcttctttcttctttctgcTGAACGCCGCCAAGACTTTGACACGATACCGTCTTTGCTCTCGAGCCGTACATATTCTCTGCCCTTCGTTTGCGTTGCAGCCTTTCGTTGATTTCTCTCATTTTCACTGACTTCACAGCATATGTCCAGCCAGCAAATTTCTTTATCAGCCCTGAACGCCGTCAAGCACCACTAGCCgccaccacaacaaccacaactACATCCACGTCATCTCAGGTTTCCACTTACGAATCATCCAGCCTATTTCCCTCTCCCTCACAAGCGCTCCAGCATACCATGGAGGCCAAGTCTTTGGCCGACCTCAACGTCCTCGCAGGGAATCCACCAAGCTATTGTGCAGAGACGGAGGGCCGAAAGAAGCCAGAGCCTCTCGTCTTGTACATCGCTCGTGTTCCACACACAAACGGTATTgcccatccaccagaccgcaTATACATTGCCGGCACCTTCCATAATAACTAACAGGCCTACCCAGATGTCATTCTTTCAACACTAAAGCCTCAAGAGAGGAACGTTACAGACCAAGATGTCTTGAGTGCTCTGTACTACGTGCATCTGGAACCACCTTCGAGTGATCCGGATGCCCCCGAACCACTCCGTGATGAGAGAGCGTACCGTTCTAGTGAGGATAGTGGTCGTTCGCCGCAAACCATCGCTCGAAAGCCCGTGCCTGGTTCGGCCCGTCCTCTCACCCCTGACAGCTTGCCAAACGGGGTTCACACCTCCCAGCAGACCACGGATTTGACTGTCGCTACATTACCACAGACTGGTGATGGGTCTGGAAACGGAACAACGATGAATAATCATGTTCCTACAAATGGGCCGGAACGAACCGCCGCAGGCTTGCATACGGGCATGCCAACGAGAAAGCCAGTAGGGCCACGGCCAATGATGGCCAACCCGGTTCCCTCTGTGCCCGCCGTTGCCCAAGAATGCTCCGTGTCGGAAAAAGATGGGAATGAAAAGCAATACAATCCTACAATCCCTCCATTGGATACGTCGGTACCACCCGCCAGCGCTGGCAATTCGCATATCAACGTCTCTCCAATCCGCCCACGACCAATGCAGCAAACGCATAGTAGATCACCATCTCCTCGAAAGCGTGGTATGGCTTCCACTGGAAATCCTTTCACCTTAACCATAATTCGAAAAGATCCCAGTACCTCGAGCCAATGGAACGTTGGACGAGTTTACTCGCGACAACTTGATCAGCTGTCAGCTCAGCCCGACTCACATATACCCCTCTTGCAGACATCTGGTTTCAAATCTTCCACAAGCTCATCAAGATACCCACCAATAGATATTGATCTAGAAACATCAGGATATGCCAAATTCCGCAACATGGCATTTAAGATTAACAGCGCGAACGAAGAAGGCGGGATGGGGACCCCAGTGCCAGCAGTACGACCGAGCATCGATGAGAGAAGCACCATGAGAGGGGAGATAGGCGTCTTCTCCCGACGAGTCGCAATGGAATacaccaagagcttcaaaACAAATATGAAAGAGGCTTTCCATACCGTGGGCGAGGTTACGAAGTCTGCCATAAATCGGCACAGAAGTGATAGCGTTACGTCAAACGCCTCACAGAAAGCCGATGCTCCAGCGATGCCGGACTCGATTATTACATCCGGGCCGCCGCCAGAAGGAATGAAACCGCGCGGGTACACATTTCAAAGCCCCTGGGATGGGAAATGTGTGTTTCAAACACAAATGGATGGTAAAAGCGTCGTGTGTCAGCACACACTCGACGGTCCAAACTCTGAAAGCGCCATGGTGAGCGAGTTGCGTTTCAACCTGCTCTCCTCCCCAGAACAAACCAATGGGCCTAAAGGTGCACGGGAAAACTTCAGCAACCTTTTCAAAGTAGGGGCAGTTGCAAAAGAAAGTGGTATTGGTGCCGAACCGTTGTACACCAACGTCGGAGCTGAGCATGCTGGCGGGGGCCGAAACGGCCGGGAAGCGAAGTTGGGTAAATTAATCATCTATGATGTTGGCCTCAAGATGCTTGATCTGTTGGTAGCATCCAATATGGGAGTCTGGTGGGGAGCTTGGGAAAAGCACTTTTAAGTCTGCCGGCCTACGGAGTATGTGCGGTGTAGCTGATTGTTTTTCATTTGACCTTTGTTTAGAGGATCGGTCATGCCTTTCCCATGATTGTTGTTATCATATCCTCACCTCTAGGGAGAGAATCTTACGGATGGGGTTGCTGTTACTCTGGTTTGTGTTTCGCTGTTAACGAAGAAACGGTGCAACGATCTCAAGTCTGTATTTTACGAGTCCATGCATTTGTTGGCATCATAGCGTATAGCGTAGCTGCATGGCAAGTTATTATGTACAATACACCAGcgattttgatggctttgaggtTGGAAGAGGTGACGAGTCGAGTAAAAGGACATATACAGCAGACAAGCCGATGTAGATAACGATCTCGCTCCAGTGGCCAAGTTTCTGCAAAACGAAAGATAAATGATGCCAACTTTTTGAAGGTATTGTTAGTATCAATCGCTTAATTTTCACCAGGCCatggtggcgatgctgaCTTACACAACCTCAAGTTTGGCACTGCATCCACGCCACCATGTTGGCCGCCACAAAGTCGCCCAACAATGGGACAAAATGTAAATAACGCAAAAATGAAAGTACAGATCAACTTTATCGGATATCAATAAATATGAAATTCATTTCCCTTGCGCAGTGCATGATTGAAGAGTTTCGCTGCCAAATTGCCAGAAACGGTCACGTGCAGAGTCACGGGCCGCAGTGCCACCAATCACGTCCCGAATAATGTAATCCCGCAGTAACAAGCCTCCCAAATGGAGCAAAGAAATCCATCACGTCAAACAGTCGTTCACTCCAGCCCTTTCTCTATCGCCACCAATCTCCCCTCCAAGTTGGCAACCCCCCAACTTCGCCTCGTCGACTGGCCAACTTTAAACATCACGACGACGAATTGATCACTGTGCATCCAATGGCGCCGGCTCTGCACACCTCTGCCGCCATGCTCGTGCGACGACAGCTGGCCGGAGCTCcgagcaccaccagctcgCTGGCTGTTGTGGCCAACCGACTCGTGGCCGCACAGCAGTACCAGACTCGAGGATACGCTACTCCCATGGGCCCTCCTCCCAAGAACTTCCGAACGAGCAGGCAAACCGAGTGGCCGtgggacaaggagaagacgcTGGACCGGTTGGGCAAGTACTTCCTCTTGACAGAGATGGCGAGAGGAATGTACGTCCTGATGGAGCAGTTCTTCCGACCTCCGTATGTGGATTGAGCCTTGGTTTCACGTCCCTGAACTCAATTGGGATGTGGGAGTGGATTGTGTAGCTGACTGGTTGTGTGTACAGGTACACCATTTACTACCCTTTCGAGAAGGTATGGAATGATGCGGTGGACAGAATGTCGGCCATTGATGAATTGTGACGGCTCAATTGACACGCTTCAGGGTCCTATTTCCCCCCGATTCCGTGGCGAGCACGCCCTGAGACGATATCCTTCCGGTGAAGAGCGTTGCATTGCCTGCAAGCTCTGCGAGGCTGTACGTTATattgccattgtcattgtTTTTTCGATTTTGGAATGAAAACGACATGATGTTCCATCGAAATTCTTCATCAGAGCCATGAGAATTGACTTGTTTCAGATTTGCCCTgcccaagccatcaccatcgagGCTGAAGAACGTGCCGACGGCTCACGCAGAACTACTCGTTACGATATCGACATGACCAAGTGCATCTACTGCGGTTTTTGCCAGGAATCATGCCCCGTTGATGCGATTGTGGAGAGTCCCAATGCCGAATATGCTACCGAGACGAGAGAAGAGTTGCTGTACAACAAGGGTGCGTACAACTATGTGGCAAATGTGATTTTGGCACGCAGACCAGATGCTGACTTTTGTTGCAGAGAAACTTTTGGCCAACGGAGACAAGTGGGAGCCTGAGCTGGCGGCTGCTATTCGCGCTGATGCCCCTTACCGATAATTCTATTTACTAAACACCGCCACCACCTTGTTTCACCATTCCCTTTGTATCTTGTAGAGGTAGCCTGGCGAAAGGTAGAGGTAGAAGAGATTGGTTGTACATAAAATGATGAAGAGCATTCTGTTAAATGTAAAATTGTGAAGCATTGTCCGCGGTGCTTGTTAATGTGTTGTTGCAGCCACTGGAAACGAAGTGCCAAATCATATCCCACTTTTCCCATAATTGTGATATTTAACAATTCAATGACTCCCGCGTGCCAAGATATGAACCAACTTGAGCTCTCTTAAGCATAGAGTATTAGAACGTACTTATGTACCTGCTCCGTGAAAAGCCATCCCACCTCGGCTATGACAAACTTGTAGAGTACCAATTCACGAGGACTTAACACCAAACCATGACTCCAATTGACCAAAAACAAATCCAAAAagcaagaaaataaaaacaGAAGAGAATATACCCAAAAATAACACAACATCTACCACGCACGTATACGACCAACTCTTCATATCAAAACACGCCCAACTCCCGGGTACCACCCACCAATCACAACACCCCCGATCCAAATTCCACATCACGTGACACCCCAGCTCCTTTGCTCCCCCCAGCCAGGCTAGCTCCGACCTCCGTACGCCAAAAGAGCGAAACAACGAGAAATTTATCATCGTCACCtctccaaaccaccaacccTACCATCCGCATCGTCACGCCACGCCAGCACGACAGAGTGTCAATTGCCCCCTCAATTGACGCATCCCCCCTTCCCACTCGACCATTTCGTCCACTCCTGCCATTTttctccatcctcgtcacAATGTTCCGCACCGCGATCCTCCGCTCCGCCGTACGAGCCGCCTCCCGCCCGGCCCTGCGAACACCGTTTGTCGCTGCGCCGCGCGCTGCCGTCGTCCCTCGCGTGCACAAGATGATTGCTGTGAGAATGTACTCTGCCGCGGGAGGcctgaagaaggaggaggttgagggcCGAATCATGAGCTTGCTGCAGGGCTTTGACAAGGTTATTATCCCTGATGCTGCAATTCCCCGAGTCAAAAAAGCTAACTTGTCGTAAGGTCAACGATACTGCTAATGTAGGGGTATACTGTGCCAATGGGCGGACGTGAAATATTGACAGATTTGCAGATCAAGCCTGTTGCCCATTTCGCCAACGACCTGGGCCTCGACTCGCTCGACACGGTAGAAGTCGTCATGGCTATTGAGGAGGAATTCAGCATCGAAATCCCCGACAAGGACGCCGATACTATTCACTCTGGTGCGTTTGAGAGACCTGTGTCCTGGAAATGTTGTGCTGACTTCTTTTGCAGTTGACAAGGCTGTCGAGTACATCTTGTCCCAACCTGATGCTCACTAATTTATACCGATGAACCTTTGTACTATTATCTCTACTCCCGGGAAACGGAAAAGAGGAtttggggatggatggatggatggaaatgTGGATGTAACTGTTTATAGAATAGtggatgatgccaagacAATATCACATTTTCGAATACCGGCCGAGTGCGACTGCTGATGCGATGGTATATGTTATGTTGTGTCTACAATGTACGGCGTGGATGTGTTTTTGTGACGGTGGTATACTTTTGGGTAGGGACATGACAACTTTCTTCGACACACAACATGTTATGCTTCCACGGAACATACTGCCTTATTACTATCATTAACTGTAGGCCGCGCTCCTTCAGTCACATACTTCAACACAAACTACAGAGACAGTTCTGTCATTAACCCATCTACCAGCCATTACAACATCTCACCATTCGTCCAAACATACCATATACACCCCAAGTAGTCTCACCCACCACATCAAATCATCGCTACAAATGGAAACGGAAAAAACCAAACCACATAGCAAAGCACCAATTTTGACAACACATACAAGTCGTACATGACAAAGAAAAGGGGTTGCAAGAACTAAAAAAAGACTCTTGTATAGAATGACGCCAATATGTGGCTGGCGTCGCCTCCCTGGGTACGACAGCAAACGCAAAGGACAAAGTGAAATGAAACCTTGAGGACTGAGAAAATAGAGTAAACAAACGATAAATGCCGTCCAGTATGTGTTTGAGATTCCGTTGGTCGTAATAAcgccttctttctttttgaaTTTTCGCAGGACTAGATGCGTATCTAGCCTGACGTAGCCAATTTCGACCAAGTCTGATTCTGATTCAAACGAGTCAACAACCAAAAATTAACATACAGCCTAACCATAAGCCAAGCCGAGCCAACCGAGCCAATTCGAGCCAAGCCAAAAGATAAGGTCATTGGACAGCAACAAAtataaaataaaaaaagaagaacCATAAACAAATAAAAATGAGCAAAAAATAACCTGTCGCGCCTGTATCCCCAACCTCAAGAATTTTAAGCACCTTGATATGATCCGTCCCATTGTTTTAATCTCTCTTTGTCTCTCTCCACgtctcttctttttgttggGTATCCCCTCATTATCGTCCTCACGTCATCGCAAGACCAAATGGCCTGGATGGGTGCCAGTTGTGTCTGATGACGAAGTGTTTCAGAGCGTAAAAGCATTTATGCCGTGTTATGCAGCTTCGTAAAGTCTCTTGTTGGCCCGTTCCAGGCCTCTTCTATTTCGCTATGACTGTTGCATGTTGCATCAAAATCGTGAAACGCCTGAATAAAAATGCTCCGGGCATGATGCCAATCATCGGCCGTTGACTGGCACGGAGTCTCTGCCCTCCTTTGACCCGCTGTTGGATGCGTTCTTCCCAGCAACTGCGCTGGCGTAGCTGCCCAAGGCTCCCATGCTCAAGCCAGCAGAGATTCGCTTTCGCATCCTCGCACTAGGtgcctcatcttcctcttccatACTAAAGACAAAGGCGGGGTCCTCCTCGTCGATTGGAGTAGTAAAGCGACCAGTCACAGATGAGCTGATGCTTCCACTGGACACATGGCGCTCCATCGCACGGTCTTTGCCAATGGGTGCGAGGCTGCTGGACGGCAGCCGTGCCGTAGTAGGATGCAGATGAGGACTAGAACCGGAGCCACTGATTGCATCGTCTAATTTGCTGCGCTGCAATTGCTGGGAGAGGACGGACATGGATTCGCTGGCAGACCGTCCAGCAGAAGGACGGCCAATTGGTCCAGAGCCTTTGTAATCGTCGCCCATTTCCTGGGCCAGAGTTGACTTTCTCAAAGGGCTGCCCACATGGCCAAAGGCCGAACCGGCACCTCGGGCTGCTCTGGttgcgtcttcttcctccttctgtCGTTGAAAGAGCGAACCCCAGCGGCTGGGGCTCGTTCCCATTGGGCTGCCATATTTGAGCGCTTCTATGGCATGTTCGTCCCGCATAGAACTAGAGCCACGCCTGGCCTTTTCAGCGGGCGTCAGGAGTTCTTGGAGATTCTCAGGGACGTAGTTTTCGGGTAAattgtcgtcgtcaaaggcAAACTCGGCCTCCCAATCTCGGTCCACCGACGATGTCTTGGGCATGCTGGAGCTAAGCATCCGAGGCTTGGCGTATCTGGATGAATGCATAGCTCGTTTGCCGAAATATTCATCGCCAATTGCGGACTGGGAGTTGGGCGGACTGCCAGCGGTCGGGGTCAAGTGCTCGGACGAGCCAAATGCCGACGTATGCAGAAGCTTGAGCGTCTCCGAAGTCCGTGAGTCTTTGGCATTGCTAAGTGAGGGGGTAGGCGATTCGAGGCCAAACTTGGAGGGTACGGATGACGGCCATGGCGCGGCAGGAAAACGGGCTGCGTTGGAGATGCCGTTTGAGTCGAACGACGCAGGCAAAGGAGCATCGAGAATGGATAGACCTTTGCCATTCACTGGGGATAGGCCAAAGCCCAGTCGAGTCGGGTCGTCTTCTCGAGGAGAACCATAGTTGGAATGGGCGTATGGTGAGTCAATGGAGGGAATGCCGTTATCGAGACTGGGCTGGCGTCCCAGATGGTGAGCGGGGCTCGCGATTTGGCGGTCATCCCATGGCGATTGTTCGGCTCCATAGAGCGAAGTTGTGAGTGCACTGGCAGAAGATTGGTGATAGCCGGTCGAGGCACCAGAGGTCGGAGATGCAGGGCTGGGAGAAGGTCGGCCAGCAAGGCCAATGGGAGATGTGCCTATCGTGACGCCATTTTTGCCGTAGTTTATTCGTCGACCGTCGGGTAGGACGTGAATATTTGCGCATTTGGGACCGAACTTGCAATTGCCCTGCAATGGGTTATGTTAGGGAGACTACACAGCAATACGATGGCAACTTGTCGACAGTGTCATCAACTCGCTGAATATGACATCTAAGCGAGAGTGAAGGGGCACGGGCACAAAATAAATAACCTCACGCGACGTACCTTTGCAAAGTACTTGCAGATGTTTTCGGCCGCGGCTCCGAGGTCGTGACTGAAGGGACAAGCATTGCCGGCCTGACAGGCGCCTTGACGGAAGAACTTGCACGGAACATGGGCGGTATCTGCAATACGGAAAACAAGAACGATTAGCACACATATATATATTGTTTCAACACAAGGCGGTCCCGAGAGAGCGGTTCAGGTGAGGTGGACTGGACAAGCAGACTCGACTCGGGCTGAAGTGGTGAGGTGGTGGGGGCGGGACTCTGGGATGCAATGCAGCAGGCAATGTGAAGACAAAGCGCGCAGTTTTGCTCGCAACTTTGGTTGCAAAAGTCGGGGGGCCAACGTACTCGGAGGACTTCGCGGCATCATGGTAGAAGAGCTGGTGGAAGCAGCGCCATTTGGAATATTCAGGCTACCGCTCCGAACATGACGATATTCAGGCATGGCGACGGCGGGAATGGAGTGTCGCGTGTACGGTCGCCTCTTGCCAGCGCTCGAACTGGAACTTGAGCTgggagaaagaagaggaggcggaggaAGTCCAAGTGCAAGGCCAGGCATaggcatggacatggacatggatggggGAGAGGCGAAACCGGGATAGACTGATGAGACAGCgatggtgctggtgctgagAGTGG
Protein-coding sequences here:
- a CDS encoding acyl carrier protein (similar to Metarhizium acridum CQMa 102 XP_007814054.1) encodes the protein MFRTAILRSAVRAASRPALRTPFVAAPRAAVVPRVHKMIAVRMYSAAGGLKKEEVEGRIMSLLQGFDKVNDTANIKPVAHFANDLGLDSLDTVEVVMAIEEEFSIEIPDKDADTIHSVDKAVEYILSQPDAH
- a CDS encoding spindle poison sensitivity protein Scp3 (similar to Cordyceps militaris CM01 XP_006673439.1), translating into MSPHSTLSTSTIAVSSVYPGFASPPSMSMSMPMPGLALGLPPPPLLSPSSSSSSSAGKRRPYTRHSIPAVAMPEYRHVRSGSLNIPNGAASTSSSTMMPRSPPNTAHVPCKFFRQGACQAGNACPFSHDLGAAAENICKYFAKGNCKFGPKCANIHVLPDGRRINYGKNGVTIGTSPIGLAGRPSPSPASPTSGASTGYHQSSASALTTSLYGAEQSPWDDRQIASPAHHLGRQPSLDNGIPSIDSPYAHSNYGSPREDDPTRLGFGLSPVNGKGLSILDAPLPASFDSNGISNAARFPAAPWPSSVPSKFGLESPTPSLSNAKDSRTSETLKLLHTSAFGSSEHLTPTAGSPPNSQSAIGDEYFGKRAMHSSRYAKPRMLSSSMPKTSSVDRDWEAEFAFDDDNLPENYVPENLQELLTPAEKARRGSSSMRDEHAIEALKYGSPMGTSPSRWGSLFQRQKEEEDATRAARGAGSAFGHVGSPLRKSTLAQEMGDDYKGSGPIGRPSAGRSASESMSVLSQQLQRSKLDDAISGSGSSPHLHPTTARLPSSSLAPIGKDRAMERHVSSGSISSSVTGRFTTPIDEEDPAFVFSMEEEDEAPSARMRKRISAGLSMGALGSYASAVAGKNASNSGSKEGRDSVPVNGR
- a CDS encoding NADH-ubiquinone oxidoreductase (similar to Metarhizium acridum CQMa 102 XP_007814055.1), coding for MAPALHTSAAMLVRRQLAGAPSTTSSLAVVANRLVAAQQYQTRGYATPMGPPPKNFRTSRQTEWPWDKEKTLDRLGKYFLLTEMARGMYVLMEQFFRPPYTIYYPFEKGPISPRFRGEHALRRYPSGEERCIACKLCEAICPAQAITIEAEERADGSRRTTRYDIDMTKCIYCGFCQESCPVDAIVESPNAEYATETREELLYNKEKLLANGDKWEPELAAAIRADAPYR